Sequence from the Nasonia vitripennis strain AsymCx chromosome 4 unlocalized genomic scaffold, Nvit_psr_1.1 chr4_random0007, whole genome shotgun sequence genome:
CAATTAAAACGCAACATTATTTGTAACCTAGTAGATAGAGCCCTTCTTCTCTCACACAATCAATTTCATAATGAAAATTTGTTCATAGTCAAAAAAATACTTAGTGAAAATAGTTACCccgaaaaatttattgatagttGTATTCGTTATAGAGTTAGATATCACACCTTTGGaagttcaaaaattaaaaataatgattctACGGTCAAAAATGTTATGTCGATTccgtatcatgaaaaattattttttacatgtaAGTCAGCTTTAAAGACAAGCTTGCTAAATGGTGCGAGACCAATGTTGTATATGAGATTCCGTGCAATAATTGTAATGCTGCTTATGTAGGCCAAACCAAGAGAAGTTTGAAAAAGAGAATAGATGAACACAAGAAAACTCCGTTAGACAAAATGTTACCTATTCCCACtcatataaatgatttttcacacagttttgattttgataatgttaaaattttagacaaagaacaaaataatttcaaaagattAATATCTGAGAgtatatttattaacattAACAAGAACAATATTAATAAGCAAGAAGATTTTAACACGATTAGTAAACAATACaataaactaaataaatatttaaataaaccaaattcTATTACTGTATaactttctctttttcgaatttccctGGGTTGAGCATGGTCCGTCTATGTATGCGTGAATAAGTGACCTCGGGTAACTTCGGGCATCTCCACCGCACGGACTCTGTACATACTTGTGTTTCTTATGCGGCTTCCACAGACTAATAACACTTACGACAAGAGAGACACGTTTGTCTCTtgtgatattatttatttaattatgaTGGTATGACCATTAAGTTTTTCGACTGCTGTGCaacaattatattaatgatttctatattttgtaaaaatatttttatacatttataattttttctgttttaataaagGCTTGAAGAAGTCCCCACCAGGGACGAAACGTTGCcgtttatttatgaatttaagttaaagaaaattttttttgagaaaCCAGGGTTATCCCACCACTTTTGTCCGTCCAAAAACTGGAGAAGAAGTTGCGGCAGCAATGAAGTCCATACTTCGTCAAGGTCGAGTACCTAAGAATCTACATACGGATAGAGGTACAGAGTTTTCTAATACCAACTTTCAAACTCTCATGAAACAGTATAAGATCAATCTGTACTCAACGTATAGTAATTTAAAAGCTTCTATATGTGAACGTTTTAATCGTACACTCAAGAACAAGATGTGGATTCAATTTAGTTTGCAAGGTAAATATAAGTGGTTGAAAATCTTACCTGATTTGATCACAAAGTACAATGATACTAAGCATCGAACTATTAGAATGAAATCCAACGAAGTGTCTACAGCGAATCAATTTCAGATTTTCAAAAGATTTACTTGTGAGAGTAGATCGCCGAAGAAGCCTAAGTTTAAGATTGGTGATAAGGTACGATTGAGTAATTAAGTAAGCAAGTTTTCGAGAAAGGCTATacacctaactggtcaactgAGATTTTCACAATAAGTAGAGTTGCAGCAACGAACCCAGTTATATATCATCTGAAAGACTATCAAGATAATCCAATCACAGGTGGATTCTACGAACAGGAGCTCTTGAAGGCGAAGTATCCAGATGTTTATCTTGTACAGAAAGTCTTGAAGAAGCGTGGAAAACAAGTATACGTTAAATGGTTAGGGTTTGATAGTTCGCATAATAGTTGGATTGATAAGActgaaatataattttctttttttggaaGTGATGAGAGCCCCACCTTTGCTCTCACCTGTGAGATACAACCATAGTTAACTATCTCTCTATTAACttcctttatttatttaaacaattatttacaatGGTTAACATTTAGACAATACAAAATTCAATGTTATTTTCGCCTTTTGAGGTCAGGGACAGCTTTATCTCCTTGGCTTGACTGGACATACTCTCAAAGGTCTCTTTGTCCTTCTCCAATGCAGCTGATACATGGGAAGGGAGGAACACCTGACAATCATCGTCTAGAGTAGCCACAATTCTCAGTCCATATCTGATTTTGACTGGACGTAGGGATGTCACCATATGCTTCTGTCCGGTCTGTAGCTCAGACATCTTCTTCGTGGGAAGGAATCTTCCGCTAGCAATCTTGTTGATAGCATCCATCTTTGAGGTGTTTGCTCTTTAGCTCGTTGATCGAGAATGATTTCGAGAGCGTTGGCTTCCTTAAGTATAGTCTTCCCCACCACTACTACCAGCGGTGATGGCGGCTCACACATCGAATTGGTCGGCAGGGAGTCTGCGCAGTAGAACTGTGATCTGAAACAAAATGTATGAtcaatataataacaattataattgttattatattaattataaatgatTATAACATACCTAATGTAATCTGACTCTCTTTGCAGATGACTCATCTTCCTCGATAAGCTGCTATCCATCAATCATGTAATGACCCCACGGTAGAGTATCCGTCTGACCGGGGATGAGGTATCACTTATCGTCAAGTGGACTCATAGTGATCTTATGCTCCTTCTCGGTCCTGATAACGTGGAGGCGGCTGCGGATGTTCTTTTGTTGTCGGGAGATCGTTGCCTTATCTCGAAGACAATGGATGTAGTCGTCAAACTCAATGGTTGACTTAACGACTGACAACTTCACACCCTTTGCCTTCTTGATAGGTTGCTGTCCTTGTACCTTAACGGAGTACATCTTGCTACGGAGGCCAACAAACTTCGTCATGATATTGCCATTGCACTCGTCCTTCATGAGTCCGACTATCTTCTTATTGACTAGAGGAATGTTGAATTGATTATCGACCGGATAATCAGAAGTGTCGAACCAGAGATTAgaggagagattgccgatgaGCATGGGCGAAAGCGTGCCGTGCGATATGCAGTCGTAAGCTAGCGCCGCCCTGCGGTTTTCGCTCcgaactatacgcatctagaaGCAGCGGAGGAGAAGTAGGGGCGGCCGTACGCAACTAGCTTCCCCATCAGCAGTAGCGGCGAAGAGGGAAGTAGAGAGTACACAATCACATCGCGGCGCGGCAGAGCATAGAGGAGAAATAACATAAGCGGCGGTAACTGTCAAGGATTCGGGCTTACGTGGTGAATATGATTCATAaacaatgatatatttataaacaatcacCGATAAACTCTATTACAGACTAAACTCTAAGCCCTTAATGTCAGTGGCCATAATTGCAGAAGTAGAATGgcatattgcgttattattgtatactatatattttatcagcaagtagaaaaaaagatTTGCTGAGACTCGAACTCGAACccgagtgcataagaataccAAACAACAACGTAGACCGCGCCGCCACGATCGTCGTTGGCATATGaaaactgaaagtagcatatgtttatcgggaggctggggtggcttattagtttaatttagctttgtttaagcttaagcttaacttgtttgtgtcggtttaaccataatccctctaaaaaattaaagttttcaaaagttttagattctaatttttgtacacttaTGTTGTTGTTTAAACATTCTTTTTAGTCCAATAATATGCCCGAATAATTATTTGGTGTTGGTTGAAACTACCGCGATGTGTGGATGCGCAAATTCGACAGTCGCCGTTTGTCACTTTTCCTCCGCCGCGTCAGGCGCGGTGGACCTAAGAATATATAGTGCCTCTCCCTTCTCCTCCACTGCCGCTGGATGCGTATACTTCTCCTACGCTCCTTttctagatgcgtatagttcgaTCGCAGGCCGCAAGTGGCGTCATGATCGAATTCGCCACGAATTTTTAACACGgcatcggcaatctctcctcTAATCTCTGGTCGAACTCATGAAGGTCAGTCTTCATCACAGCGTACATATCTACATCGTTTACTTCATAGATGAGACTGTCTGTGTCTGTGTAGAGGAGCTTGGCCTTGTCTCCCACCCGTTTCTGCATGTACTCGCAGTGGAAACGGTAAACAAGACTCTTTGACAAGTCCAGCACTGTCAATCCGATGTAGATCGGCTTGCGGACTGAGATCTCGGTTCGGGCAAGCTGGACGGCCACGAGATTCTCGTCGAAAATCGCACAGCTGTGGAAGTTGGGCTGAGCAATGTATGCCTCACAGCCGTAGTGACCTTACCAGCTTCACGTCGACTCTCTTGCGCTCATTTTCCATGGTCTTACCATACACTGCGTTGTTGAAGAGTTTGAAGAGCATCTTCTCGAACTCATTCTTCGCAATCTTCCTCATCTCGCTGTTCAGGTCAATGTATGGCTTCAACCATGGCATCTGGTTGAACTGGAGAGCACGATGCTTATGCTTCAATCGAAGCCCGTACTTGAGAGCTTGCTCGAGAGCAACGTAATGCAGAACATACCGCTCCTTACTATTTAGAGTGGTTAGCAGCttttttcatagaaaaaaaattacatgatagttatgttaaaattaatcaaaaattgataaaaaaatcagtaatatacttataaaactttttctatgaaatttaaaccaaatcccctcattcgtaccataactaatgtacttttaaacaatatcctagagtttgagctcatttgggccattcgttcccttggaatcttacggtaagtgaattatggactccctactatacgtaggtattatagagttatatagaaggtctaaaaccaccaaaataacgataattatgtctaagaatagtaataaaattttggttcatttatataagtatttataaatttttaatgaaaaattttgattttaatttcaaaggtggtgtgcccccttaataTCATTATTTCAATATGAACTTACCATCCGTATAGGTTGTTGACATCATAGTACATCAGATACTTTGACTCTTCATCCTCGTTGTATCCAGACTCCATGTATCTATTATTGGCCTTCGCATACCTATTGCAGCATTGGCTGATACCACCCCGGATGCCCGGCTCGACAAAGAACAGCATGTCTATGTCAGTTAACAGCTGGAGCTTGGTGCCAGTATACTTTAACATGGCATCCCATGTAAATCCGGGGGTGGTATAGTAATGAACAGGATCTAGCTCATAGGTATGGAGACACTTGGATCTGAAGTCTTCAAACACATTGGCGAGGATAAGTACGTCAGTCTTCAGATAGAGGTCTGAGTACTGGCCAAGAGTTTTGATGTTGAAAGCATTCCAGACAATTTGAGCATGGTTGTAGTCCTCGTCTAATATATTGCTATCATAGAGGCTACTATAGAAGCTCTAGCTACTATACAATCGGAATCTTTCTACTATAGAATCGGAAGGAATCAATAAACTTGAAATTGATTTCGATTCCATCAATATGCTTTGTGAAGGAGATGTACTTCTCATTATTTTGCGATATAATAGAGACTCGTCCCTTGAAGTTATTGGCAAGCTCCTTTATGAACAAGTGCGAATCATATCGGCTCAGGTTGTGGAATACAACTGGAATAGTTCTTGAGTCTTTATAGTTGAGATTACAACTGTTATGAGCCGCTCCACGATATCTGGAAAAGAAGAATAGTTattagataaaaaataataataatcataataataaataacttaCAGTCCACATCCTTCATTGACACTGGATTCTCGTACATGTTGGCAAGTTCTTTAGCTAGCATATACAGTTGTGAAACGAAGCATTTCGCAGGATCTTCGTCTTGTTCAGTTTCTCTTCTATAGCTTATATACTTGCATTTTGATTCATCATAACTGTATTGAACATAGCAGCCAACGCTGAAGGGTGTATGTTCTTGATTAGAGCGATTATCATCAACAGGCTTGAGAATACATTCGAAGTCTGCATAAACAACTATTGGAACTCCCTCTTTGTTatcctttcttcgattttaagTTGACTATCTTGATTGAAACGCAAAATTATACGTGCTTTCAGAATCCGGAGTCGAAAATATGGGTAcactatgaaaaaaaaaatcaatttggccttgaaatgacctttaAGAGCAGGCCAAATTTGAGGTCACCGTTACACACCCCCTCGATATCGTACAACTTATATCTACGATTTTTTCGATTCTGGCGTTGCCAGAGGAATTACGCAGGTGGATCTTGTTGAACTGGCTACATGACTTCGCTAcccaaaacaaaaatatcactctgcacgtaaaatttcccgctctttccattcccgcagtAATAAGATAGggtttctatttaaaaaatcaaagttgacctttatatgaccttgaaaatcaagctcaaggtcaaatccaaggtcagaCTCCCCTCGATATACTAcaacttttgtttttaccattttttttaataggacTGCCCCTAACGAGTTATCACCGGTgtccgtttaaattgggtcaccctgtataaagttttatatttactaaaaaaaatgttcagtttttttatttaaaaggtTTTTAAAAGCGactaaaatattaataaattataaaaaataataataattattttacttacaTATTTTCagccattttattataaaacaatACAACCCTTGAATGCATGTGACCTTTGCTGTACGAGAGAACAGCCCGGAATGCGTCCCCATGATCATCGTTCTATAGTCACCATGCGAATTTTGTTTATAAGTTAGATAAAAGATTCTCAAAACATTCGCCAGCGGAAACGATAAGTTGCGCGGTAAAGCCATACGTTTAAAATTGACTCTCGCTGCTATGGAGACATATCGGTAGGGCAGCAAGCCGTCGGTATCAACAGCAGAAGGTAACATCGGGCCGTTGACGTCACCATCAGTAGCGAGACGCTGCATCGATCGGGGATCTCGCGATCGACAACGCCAGCGTTGATGACGTTATCGACCGCTCTCTCACTGCTCTCTTACCGCTTGCGCCAGAACTCACACGCCATGTACCATTTCGCCCCCAGGTGGGCCAGAACTGACATACTTTATCTACTTTACTTGATTACTTATTGTCCGTCTATATTCCTGAAATGCATTGATGTActatttcaaattcaaattccgTACGCGCGCTCGGCCGCTTTCAAGATGGCGTCCACTCGCTCTCGTGTTATGTAAATATACCGTCCGCCATACTAGAAGCgcgaatattcaaaataaaataataaaacctaGTTTCTAATATAACTGACAATCTTTTCTCGATGTTTTTCCGCACGAATCCTAGAGACGCACTTTTACCCCCTTTACGATCCTTTTTTGCCACCCGTCATAAAACGTCGCAGGAAATTTCCCAAGCGCACTAATACTTAAGACCTCAGCACCCGAGCCCTCTTCCTGCAGCACATCTGGGTGCCTTACCCCTCCCccccgctttctctctctctctctttccctctccctCCCAAAAACTACTTGGCGTGCAGCCGAGGGTGAAGCTGCTTGGATCTGAGTCTACATCTAAGCCTCCACCCAGAATGATCCAGCTTGTCCAGTACTATTTCCCGTACACACTTTTAATCCGGCCTATTgtcggtctcaagcccgaagAAAACGCAGAGAGGAAGtgttgttaataattgtaaaatcgTCCTCATTTAACAAATCATAATCGCGCGCTTGAAATCGAACTATAAGTTCTAAAGACGAAACGAACCGACCTTATATTCCCGGACGCGGAACGCGGGAGGAAACCAGACGTTTCACTCGAGCCTAGTTACTCACGCTGGGTGTGGCACCTCTTCGCGCCTGACTTCACACTA
This genomic interval carries:
- the LOC116417300 gene encoding uncharacterized protein LOC116417300, whose product is MWIQFSLQGKYKWLKILPDLITKYNDTKHRTIRMKSNEVSTANQFQIFKRFTCESRSPKKPKFKIGDKVRLSGFYEQELLKAKYPDVYLVQKVLKKRGKQVYVKWLGFDSSHNSWIDKTEI